ATCTGGCGCACCCTCAGGTCTTCCGAGGTGGGAGCAAATAACAACCGAGGCACCCTGCTCAACCAACATTTTGATGGTTGGCAGGGATGCACGAATTCGGCCATCGTCAGTGATTTGACCGTCCTTGATTGGAACATTCAGATCACAGCGGAGAATCACCCTCTTGCCAGCAAAAGACTGGCCTTTGATGCTTCTGAGCATTAGAGCTTGGAGGCAACCAGCGCGGTTAGCTCAACGAGGCGGTTGGAGTAACCCCACTCGTTGTCGTACCAGCTGGATAGCTTCACGGTGTTGTCAATTACGCGAACTAGACCAGCGTCGAAGATCGAGCTGTGAGGGTCGGTAACGATGTCGGAGGAAACGATTGGGTCCTCGGTGTAGAGCAAGATGCCCTTTAGTGGGCCCTCGGCTGCCTCCTTGTAGGCTGCCTTGATCTCGTCCACGGTTACCGCGTTCTCAGAGACCAAAGTTAGGTCAGTGATTGAACCGGTTGGGACCGGAACGCGAAGTGCAAAACCATCTAGCTTGCCCTTTAGCTCTGGAAGGACCAATCCGATTGCCTTAGCGGCTCCGGTGGTTGAAGGAACGATGTTGATGGCGGCTGCACGTGCGCGGCGAAGGTCCGAGTGAGGACCGTCCTGCAGGTTTTGGTCGGCGGTGTAGGCGTGAACAGTAGTCATCAGACCGTTCTTGATGCCGAACTTGTCGTTGAAAACCTTTGCAAGTGGAGCGAGGCAGTTAGTGGTGCAAGACGCGTTGGAGATGATGTGGTGCTTCGAGCTGTCGTACAGGTGCTCGTTTACACCAATAACGAAGGTTGCATCCTCGCCAGTCGCAGGTGCAGAAATGATGACCTTCTTTGCTCCAGCCTGGATGTGCTTCTTGGCGTCGGCAGCGTCGGTGAAGCGACCGGTTGACTCGATGACAATATCAACTCCTAGGTCACCCCAACCTAGGTTTGCTGGGTCACGCTCTGCAAGAACCTTGATCGCCTTGCCGTTGACGATGATGCTGTCGCCCTCAACGGACACAGCAGCATCCAAACGACCGGTAACCGAGTCGTACTTCAAGAGGTGGGCTAGACCCTTAGGGTCTGAAAGGTCGTTTACTGCAACAATCTCAAGCTCGGAGTTCTGGGCAAGTGCGGCACGGAGGTAGTTACGTCCAATGCGGCCAAAACCATTGATACCAATTCGAGTCACGGGAGTTCTCCAGTTTCTGGGAAAGAGTGAATTATTTAGTGCTCCACGCGCCTTTGGGCGGACTCGATTAGCCTAGCAGTAGCGAGCGTGAAGCCACCTTTACGCTAGCGAATCTTTTCGCCACATCTTCCCAGTTGATGATGTTCCAGAAGGCCTTGACGTAGTCAGCTTTGACGTTCTGGTAGTCCAGGTAGAAGGCGTGCTCCCACATGTCCAGCATCAACAGCGGCACATTTCCAAGTGCAATGTTGCCCTGCTGGTCGTACATCTGACCAATGATCAAGCGGTTACCGATTGAGTCCCAAGCTAGGTAGGCCCAGCCAGAGCCTTGAATACCAACAGCAGCGGCGCTGAAGTGGTTTTTGAAGGCTTCATAGGAGCCGAAGTACTCATCAATCGCAGCGGCCAGCTCACCCTCAGGTGTGCCCGACTGGGGAGCTAGGTTCTGCCAGAACACCGAGTGGTTCACGTGACCACCAAGGTTGAAAGCTAGGTCCTTCTGCAGCTTTGGCAGGTTGGCGTAGTTACCCTCCGCGCGAGCCTGCTCCATGGCTGCAAGG
The genomic region above belongs to Aquiluna sp. KACHI24 and contains:
- the gap gene encoding type I glyceraldehyde-3-phosphate dehydrogenase; this encodes MTRIGINGFGRIGRNYLRAALAQNSELEIVAVNDLSDPKGLAHLLKYDSVTGRLDAAVSVEGDSIIVNGKAIKVLAERDPANLGWGDLGVDIVIESTGRFTDAADAKKHIQAGAKKVIISAPATGEDATFVIGVNEHLYDSSKHHIISNASCTTNCLAPLAKVFNDKFGIKNGLMTTVHAYTADQNLQDGPHSDLRRARAAAINIVPSTTGAAKAIGLVLPELKGKLDGFALRVPVPTGSITDLTLVSENAVTVDEIKAAYKEAAEGPLKGILLYTEDPIVSSDIVTDPHSSIFDAGLVRVIDNTVKLSSWYDNEWGYSNRLVELTALVASKL
- a CDS encoding superoxide dismutase: MTYTLPELSYDYSALEPHISARIMELHHSKHHQAYVTGANAALAAMEQARAEGNYANLPKLQKDLAFNLGGHVNHSVFWQNLAPQSGTPEGELAAAIDEYFGSYEAFKNHFSAAAVGIQGSGWAYLAWDSIGNRLIIGQMYDQQGNIALGNVPLLMLDMWEHAFYLDYQNVKADYVKAFWNIINWEDVAKRFASVKVASRSLLLG